A single window of Hylaeus volcanicus isolate JK05 chromosome 8, UHH_iyHylVolc1.0_haploid, whole genome shotgun sequence DNA harbors:
- the LOC128880924 gene encoding NEDD4-binding protein 1-like, translating to MSMLNDSVIICDTTPKSNLRKNLLGSKKSPKGRKRKTFYESPLKHIQLSTKRWEQLQKQRKLMNNTRQAVKKQKLNRNSLMDGGFQDSIIILSDNESESNSPNEQNNRNNNVKKKKKPLGESSEDKQTKSRGYGVESSSKKRRKKSCSISDNNSSCLLISDTEDYDNVAVRVDNENIAPSKSINQGSDDIVVVWSSTEPSSSENESEGNKSHEKDQDNENGYRLFMVDYSPNPQNLIDIDSDETTSEEPKQNIENKEDRIKDSDLLFNKPGLKLPKAHDISGTILIKKRKSISNMLSKLEQKRSKLYSTRSEVPSTSTAVPSTSQPLNKSQSTSQPFNKSQSISQPFNNLQTTSEPTVIWEPPPQLFNNLQTTIEPTVVLESTPQLFSNLQTMTDLAVMWDPISQPFNNLQTAFQPAIGWDPTSQLFNSLQTMSQVSTRWKPTPQSFNNLQTTSQPSNTSQTTSKKPYKLRDIIVDGNNVAMAHTNNKVFSEEGLKLVIDYFKNRGHNVKVFIPHYRRSLANPLLEKWYKDDIVIFTPSRYIEGKWITSYDDRYILEYATLTNGIVISLDQYRDLYRENPAWRDTIVNRLLPPTFVGNYVMFPEDPLGRNGPTLDEFLRCKL from the exons ATGAGTATGTTAAATGATTCTGTAATAATTTGCGACACAACGCCAAAATCAAATCTAAGAAAAAACCTCTTAGGAAGTAAAAAGTCACCAAAgggtagaaaaagaaagaccTTTTACGAGAGTCCATTAAAGCATATTCAATTAAG TACCAAAAGATGGGAGCaattacaaaaacaaaggaaatTAATGAACAATACCAGGCAAGCTGtcaagaaacagaaactcaaCAGAAACTCCTTAATGGATGGAGGATTTCAAGATagcataattattttaagcGATAACGAAAGCGAATCAAACAGTCCTAATGAACAGAATAATCGTAACAATAAtgtgaagaagaaaaagaaaccttTGGGAGAATCAAGTGAagacaaacaaacaaaatcaaGAGGATATGGAGTAGAAAGTAGTtcaaagaagagaagaaaaaagagcTGTAGTATATCGGATAATAATTCATCTTGTCTTTTGATATCAGATACAGAGGATTATGACAATGTAGCAGTTAGGGTAGACAATGAAAACATAG CACCCTCAAAATCTATAAATCAAGGTTCAGATGATATTGTTGTAGTATGGTCATCTACAGAACCATCTTCATCTGAAAATGAATCGGAAGGAAACAAAAGTCATGAAAAAGACCAAGACAATGAAAATGGTTACAGACTTTTCATGGTAGACTATAGTCCAAATCCACAGAATCTTATTGATATAGATTCCGATGAAACAACATCAGAGGAACCTAAacagaatattgaaaataaagaagatcGAATAAAGGATTCCGATTTACTTTTCAATAAACCAGGATTGAAATTACCTAAAGCTCATGATATAAGTGGAAcaatactaataaaaaaacgaaagtCAATTTCGAATATGTTATCaaaattagaacaaaaaagATCGAAACTATATAGTACAAGATCAGAAGTACCTAGTACCTCTACAGCAGTACCATCGACATCTCAACCACTCAATAAATCACAAAGTACATCTCAACCATTCAATAAATCACAAAGTATATCTCAACcattcaataatttacaaacTACATCTGAACCAACTGTTATATGGGAGCCTCCACCTCAACTGTTCAATAACTTACAAACTACGATTGAACCAACCGTTGTATTGGAATCTACACCTCAACTGTTCAGTAACTTGCAAACTATGACTGATCTAGCCGTTATGTGGGACCCTATATCTCAACCATTCAATAACTTGCAAACTGCGTTTCAACCAGCCATTGGATGGGACCCTACATCTCAACTATTCAATAGCTTGCAAACTATGTCTCAAGTATCTACCAGATGGAAACCTACACCTCAATCATTCAATAACTTGCAAACTACATCTCAACCATCTAATACATCGCAAACTACGTCTAAGAAGCCCTATAAATTAAGGGATATAATCGTTGATGGGAATAACGTAGCTATGGC acacacaaataataaagtattctCGGAAGAGGGATTGAAGTTAGTCAttgattatttcaaaaatagagGACATAACGTGAAAGTATTTATACCTCACTATAGAAGATCATTGGCAAACCCATTACTTGAAAAATGGTATAAGGACGACATAGTAATTTTTACACCGAGCCGTTATATAGAGGGTAAATGGATAACTTCTTATGATGATCG ATATATATTGGAATACGCGACTTTGACCAACGGTATTGTAATTTCCTTGGATCAGTACAGAGATTTATATCGAGAAAACCCAGCATGGCGAGATACGATTGTAAATCGCTTACTGCCTCCAACTTTCGTTGGAAATTATGTTATGTTCCCTGAAGATCCTTTAGGCAGAAACGGACCTACACTTGACGAGTTTCTAAGgtgtaaattgtaa